The DNA window CCTAAACCACCCGACCGATGAAGCATAGCCTGTTCCTTTTCGCTGTTCTTTCTATCCTTGTCAGTTGCCAGTCGAAGCAAAAGCAAGCAGACAATACGACTGAATCCGCAGCTGCGCCTGACAGTACCGCCAGCCTGGCCAAACGTCCGGGCCCCGAGGCTCCGCGTTCAGCTGCCGATCGACTTGTGCGGGCGCTGTACTTCGAACATCAGAAAACCGATAACCCATTCCGCACTACAGACCAGACCTTGGTTGAGCAGTTTTTCACCAAAGCCATTTCTGCTCAACTAGTGAAAAGCAAACCGGCTGTCAAGAACGACCTGCTGTTCAAGACTCCAGACAGCAGGGTTAAAAAGACATGGGTCGAGCCAGCGGCAGTGGGCGGCAGCCGGGCCGTCGTTTACGCAACGTTCGAAGACAAGGGCGAGAAGAAAGAAGTCAGGTTGGAGTTGAATCAGATAGCCGGGCGCTGGCGCATTAGCGAAATGACCTATCCGGATGGCTCAACGCTGACGGGGTTGCTCGGCAAGTAATGCAGGGAAAAGAATTATTTTTAAGATACTTGTTGACAACACGATAAAAGCGTGTAGTTTTGCAACTCCAAACCGGAAACGGGGCGGAAATTGTTCTTTACGAGTGTCTTTTGGGGAGTTTCCAGAGTGGCCAAATGGATCAGACTGTAAATCTGCTGGCGTACGCCTTCGGAGGTTCGAATCCTCCACTCCCCACCACAGAAAGTTATAAAGTTCTATAGTTTGTTAGTTGTAAAGTGTGCGCGCAGGCGACTAAACCTTGCAACTGTTGACTCTAAAACTCTATAACTTTTTTTTGCGGAAGTAGCTCAATTGGTAGAGCGATAGCCTTCCAAGCTATAGGTTGCGGGTTCGAGACCCGTCTTCCGCTCCAAAGACTAAGTTGAGAAGTTCTCCGGTCAAAAAGTTGTAAAATTCTTGCAATCGCGATAGCAACTTTACAACTCTGAAACTGTAAAACTCTACAACTTTTTTTACAAGCCGTTATAGCTCAGCGGTAGAGCACTTCCTTGGTAAGGAAGAGGTCCGGGGTTCAAGTCCCCGTAACGGCTCAAGACTTCTTCGGAGGTCTTTTTTAAATTGAAGCCGCCCGTGCGGTTTTAGGCCGAAACGGTGTCAGTCTCAATTGGAGTTGATCTCGTCCGGCTTGATTGACGTTCAGCGAGTTCATCCAAAAACAAACAACAGTTCACAATAGCGTTTTAAAAACATGGCAAAAGAGAATTTTGACCGCTCGAAACCGCACGTAAACATCGGTACGATTGGTCACGTTGACCACGGTAAAACGACGCTGACGGCTGCCATTACGAAAGTGCTGGCCGAAAAGGGTCTGGCCGCAATTCGGGACTTCTCCTCGATTGACAACGCTCCGGAAGAAAAAGAGCGTGGTATCACTATCAATACATCGCACGTTGAATATTCAACGGCAAACCGTCACTACGCACACGTCGACTGCCCAGGCCACGCTGACTATGTGAAGAACATGGTAACGGGTGCTGCTCAGATGGACGGCGCTATCCTCGTGGTAGCTGCTACCGACGGACCAATGCCCCAGACTCGTGAGCACATCCTGCTCGCCCGTCAGGTAGGCGTACCCCAGCTTGTTGTGTTCATGAACAAAGTCGACATGGTCGACGATCCTGAACTACTTGAGCTGGTTGAAATGGAAATCCGCGAACTGCTGAGCTTCTATAACTTCGACGGCGACAATATCCCAGTTATTCAAGGTTCGGCTCTTGGTGGTCTGAACGGCGATGCCAAGTGGGTAGCTACCATCGAAGACCTGATGCAGAACGTGGATGACTTCATCCCCCTGCCTCCTCGTCAGACGGACCTGCCATTCCTGATGCCGGTCGAAGACGTGTTCTCGATCACGGGTCGTGGTACGGTTGCTACCGGTCGTATCGAGCGTGGAGTTATCAACTCGGGTGATCCAGTTGAAATCCTGGGTATGGGTGCTGAGAACCTGAAGTCGGTTGTAACGGGTGTTGAAATGTTCCGGAAAATTCTGGACCGTGGCGAAGCCGGTGACAACGTAGGTCTGCTGCTCCGTGGTATCGAAAAAACCGATATCCGTCGTGGTATGGTAATCTGTAAGCCTGGTTCGGTAACCCCGCACATGAAGTTCAAGGCTGAGGTTTACGTACTGTCGAAAGAAGAAGGTGGCCGTCACACGCCATTCTTTAACAAATACCGCCCCCAGTTCTACTTCCGTACCACGGACGTAACGGGTGAGATCGTCCTGCCCGCTGGTGTAGAGATGGTAATGCCAGGCGATAACATCACGATTGAAGTAACGCTGATCAACAAGATCGCCATGGAGAAAGGTCTCCGTTTCGCTATCCGCGAAGGTGGTCGCACCGTAGGTGCTGGTCAGGTTACGGAAATCCTCGACTAGTAATCAATAAAGAGCAAGTGCATTTCTTCACGGGAATGCACTTGTTTTTTTAAGATAATCCCGTACTTTTGCAGTCCGTTTCGGAAGCAACCGTAACGGACTTTTTTTAGGTAGTAGCACGACTCGTCGATACACGGGTGTAGTTCAAGGGTAGAATAGCGGTCTCCAAAACCGTTGATGGGAGTTCGAATCTCTCCACCCGTGCTAATCCTGATTCTATAATGGACAAGTTTGTTTCGTTTCTGAAAGCCTCCTGGGAGGAAGTTCAGCACAACGTGACTTGGCCTAAATTCAGCGATCTCCAGTCTAGTTCAACGCTGGTACTGGTGGCCTCGCTGATTTTTGCGCTAATGGTCGGGCTGATTGACCTGGTGTTTGAGAATGCACTCAACGCGTTCTACCAGTCATTCTAAAGTGGGTTGTCAGGCTGCCTGATCAGGTGGCAGACGTAACCTCTTAACGATAGTTTCTTATGAGCGGCATACAATGGTACGTTATCCGGGCCGTTTCGGGACAGGAGAAGAAAATCAAGTCTTATCTCGATAACGAAATCATCCGGCAAAAGTTGGACGAAGTCATTCCGCAGGTGTTGATTCCAGCGGAGAAGGTATACGAAATGCGCAATGGTAAAAAGCGTGTTCGGGAGAAGTCATTTTTTCCGGGTTATATCCTGATTTCGGCTGATTTGGGAAATAACCGTGTCCTTGACATGATCCTCAACATGCCTGGTGTACTGGGCTTTTTGGGAAACTCGCAGGTTGGCACCACGTCGAAAGTTCCGGTTCCCCTGCGGGAGGCAGAAGTTCGTCGGATCTTGGGTAAGGCTGAAGAAGAGGCACAGGAAGTTGCCGCGCCAACAGTTGCTTATCTGAAAGGCGAATCAGTAAAGGTAGTTGATGGCCCGTTTGGTGGGTTCATTGGTACAGTAGAAGAAGTATTTGACGACCGGAAGAAACTGAACGTCGTCGTGAAAATATTTGGCCGGAACACTCCGGTAGAACTCAGTTACGCACAAGTAGAAAAGGAAGCCTAGTTGATTCAACTGGTCTTCCGGGATGCGGCATCTTATGCTTCCCTCAGAAGATGACCCATCAACCCAAGCTGATCTATTGCGAAAGGGGTGCGGGCCGGTTATGTGACTAGCTGGCTAAGGAACCGTAAGCGATAGGTTGTAACTAAATTACCACAATGGCAAAAGAAGTAGGTGGCTATGTAAAGCTGCAAGTCAAAGGCGGGCAGGCTAACCCCTCACCTCCGATCGGTCCTGCATTGGGTTCCAAAGGTTTGAACATCATGGAATTCTGCAAGCAGTTCAACGGCCGTACGCAGGACAAGATGGGTATGGTATTGCCAGTTTTGATCACGTATTATAAGGACAAGTCCTTTGATTTCGTCATCAAAACGCCCCCTGCGCCGATCCTGCTGATGGAAGCAGCTAAACTGAAAGGTGGCTCTGCTCAACCCAACCGGAAAAAAGTTGGTTCAGTAACGTGGGATCAGGTTCGGACCATTGCCGAAACCAAGATGCCCGATCTTAACTGCTTCACAGTTGAGTCGGCAATGCGTCAGGTAGCTGGAACGGCCCGCAGCATGGGTATCACCGTAAGCGGTGCTTCCCCCTTTGAGAACTAACAGACTTGCTGAGCAAACACAGAAATGGGTAAGCTAACGAAAAAACAAAAAGAAGCGCTGACGAAGTACGATGCTGCTAAAGAATACTCGCTCCAGCAGGCAGCCGAGATTCTCAAGGAGATTTCGTACACGAAGTTTGATGCTTCTGTGGACATTGATGTCCGGCTGGGCGTTGATCCGCGTAAAGCCGACCAGATGGTACGTGGCGTAGCTACGCTGCCACATGGTACGGGTAAGACGGTTCGCGTGTTGGTGCTTTGCACCCCGGACAAGGAGAACGAAGCGAAAGAAGCCGGAGCTGACTACGTTGGCCTCGACGACTATATTCAGAAGATCGAGCAGGGCTGGACGGACATCGACGTGATTATCACGATGCCGAACGTCATGGCTAAAGTTGGTCGTCTGGGTAAAGTGCTGGGTCCTCGCGGGCTGATGCCAAACCCGAAGTCGGGTACGGTGACGCCGGAAGTAGGCAAGGCTGTTCGCGAAGTGAAGGCTGGTAAAATCGACTTCAAAGTTGACAAAACCGGTATCATTCATACCAGTATTGGTAAAGTATCGTTTACGCCGGAAAAACTGGCCGAGAACGCGCAGGAGATTATCGCTACGCTGATGCGTCTGAAGCCTTCATCGGCTAAAGGCACGTACGTGAAAACGATCAACCTGTCGAGCACGATGAGTCCGGGAGTAACGATTGACAAAGGCACAGTAGCCGGTATATAAGCCATGAAGCGCGAGGACAAAGGAGCAATTATTGAGGAATTGACTGGCAAGTTTCAGTCGACTCCCTTCTTCTACATCACGGAAGCCAATGGCATGACGGTAGCCGAAGTCAACGAACTTCGTCGGAAATGCTTTGAGCAGGGTATCGAGTACAAAGTGGTGAAAAATACCTTCATTAAGAAGGCTCTCGAAACCCTGGACGCGGATTATACCCCGTTCAACGATACGGTGCTGCAAGGGCAGTCGGCGGTGATGTTTCACCCTGACAATGCTAAAGCACCGGCAAAACTCATCAAAGAGTTTCGCAGAACGAGTGAGAAGCTACAATTGAAAGGCGCGTCTATCGACAGCAGCCTGTTCATTGGCGCTGATCAGCTTGACACGCTCATCGCGCTGAAAAGCAAAGAAGAGCTTGTTGGCGAAATTATCGGTCTGTTGCAGTCGCCCGCCAAGAATGTCATCTCGGCACTTCAGGGTGGTGGTAACAAACTGGCCGGTATCCTCAAGACGCTGTCGGAGCGCGAGGAAGCCGCTTAATTACCAATCCGATATCTATTTTTCAATCTTGTATCACAATCAAATTTAGAATACGACAATGGCAGATTTGAAAGCGTTCGCTGAGCAGCTTGTAAGCCTGACGGTTAAAGAAGTTAACGAACTGGCTACCATTCTGAAAGATGAGTACGGTATTGAGCCAGCAGCCGCAGCTCCGGTAATGGTTGCCGGTGGTGCAGGTGCAGGTGATGCTGCTCCAGCCGCTGCTGAGAAAACATCGTTCGACGTTGTTCTGAAGTCGGCTGGTGCTGCTAAGCTAGCTGTGGTGAAACTGGTGAAAGACCTGACGGGTCTGGGCCTGAAAGAAGCCAAAGAACTGGTAGACAGCGCTCCGAAGCCGGTTAAAGAAGGTGTAGCTAAAGACGAAGCTGAATCGCTGCGTAAGCAACTCGAAGAAGCTGGTGCTGAAGTTGAAGTAAAATAAGCAACCGCTTACTTACATATTACTCTAAGCAGGAGAGGCCAGACACATTGTCTGGTCTTTTCCTGCTTAGAGATTTTTTGTCTATGCACTTGCAAAAGACAAACTTATTATTATTGCCTTACGTTGTCTATTTATCCCCCTTGGATTGGGTGACGTCCGGGGTCTGAATAGCCGCTTAGTTCGAATGCTGTTGCAACTCTTCGCAATACATTCACATAGAATCGGTTACGCACTAAACGAAGTACAATCTTGGCTACAAACGCGAAAATCAGTACGCGCAAAAATTTTGCGACGATTCAGCCAGTGATTGAATATCCCGATTTTCTGGATATTCAGGTCAAATCCTTCAAAGATTTTTTCCAGCTTGACACACCTTCCAACCAACGGTCGGAGGAGGGTCTATTCAAGGTGTTTCAGGAAAACTTCCCGATTTCTGATTCCCGTGAGAACTTCAAGTTGGAGTTTATCGACTATCTGGTCGATCCCCCTAAGTACTCGGTTGATGAATCTATCGACCGGGGATTAACGTATTCTGTCCCGCTCAAAGCGAAACTGCGTCTGTCGAACAATGACCCCGACAACGAAGATTTCGAGACGATCGAGCAGGAAGTGTTTCTGGGAAACATCCCATATATGACCGAAAAGGGTTCGTTCGTCATCAACGGTGCTGAACGGGTGATTGTTTCGCAGCTCCACCGGTCGCCGGGCGTGTTCTTCTCGATGAGCAAGCACACGAATGGTACCAAACTTTATTCGGCGCGTATCATTCCATTCAAAGGGTCGTGGATTGAATTCTCGACCGACGTTAATAACGTCATGTACGCTTACATCGACCGGAAGAAGAAATTTCCGGTGACGACGTTGTTGCGTGCTATTGGCTTTGGATCAGACAAAGACATTCTCGATCTGTTTGGTCTGTCGGAAGAAGTACCGGCAACGCAGGCAAACCTGAAGAAAGCGATCGGCCGTCGGCTGGCAGCACGGGTACTGCGCACATGGACGGAAGACTTCGTCGACGAAGACACCGGTGAAGTTGTATCGATTAGCCGGAACGAGGTGCTTATGGAGCGCGACTCGGCTATCTCGGTCGATGATATAGAGACGATTCTGGAATCGGGTCAGAAGTCGGTCATCCTGCACAAGGAAGACATGAACATGGCCGATTATAACATCATTTACAATACGCTGCAAAAAGATAGCTCAAACTCGGAAAAAGAGGCTGTTGAGCAAATCTATCGGCAGTTGCGTAATGCTGATGCCCCCGATGAGCAGGCTGCTCGCGAGATCATTCAGAGCCTGTTCTTCTCAGACAAGCGGTATGATCTGGGTGATGTTGGCCGGTACCGGATCAACAAAAAGCTGAACCTGGAGATATCGCTGGACATGAAGGTACTGACCACGGAAGACATTGTGTCGATCGTGAAGTACCTGATTGGTCTGATCAACTCGAAGGCCGTGGTCGATGACATTGACCACCTAAGCAACCGGCGGGTTCGTACCGTTGGTGAGCAGCTCTATGCACAGTTTGGTGTTGGTCTGGCGCGGATGGCGCGAACGATCAAAGAACGGATGAACGTTCGGGACAACGAAGATTTCAAACCCGTTGACCTGATTAACGCCCGTACACTGTCGTCGGTCATCAATTCGTTCTTCGGTACCAATCAGCTGTCGCAGTTCATGGACCAAACCAACCCACTGGCCGAGGTGACGCACAAGCGTCGTATGTCGGCACTGGGACCCGGTGGTCTGTCACGGGAGCGTGCAGGTTTTGAAGTTCGTGACGTACACTACACCCACTACGGGCG is part of the Spirosoma rhododendri genome and encodes:
- the rplJ gene encoding 50S ribosomal protein L10, with product MKREDKGAIIEELTGKFQSTPFFYITEANGMTVAEVNELRRKCFEQGIEYKVVKNTFIKKALETLDADYTPFNDTVLQGQSAVMFHPDNAKAPAKLIKEFRRTSEKLQLKGASIDSSLFIGADQLDTLIALKSKEELVGEIIGLLQSPAKNVISALQGGGNKLAGILKTLSEREEAA
- the tuf gene encoding elongation factor Tu translates to MAKENFDRSKPHVNIGTIGHVDHGKTTLTAAITKVLAEKGLAAIRDFSSIDNAPEEKERGITINTSHVEYSTANRHYAHVDCPGHADYVKNMVTGAAQMDGAILVVAATDGPMPQTREHILLARQVGVPQLVVFMNKVDMVDDPELLELVEMEIRELLSFYNFDGDNIPVIQGSALGGLNGDAKWVATIEDLMQNVDDFIPLPPRQTDLPFLMPVEDVFSITGRGTVATGRIERGVINSGDPVEILGMGAENLKSVVTGVEMFRKILDRGEAGDNVGLLLRGIEKTDIRRGMVICKPGSVTPHMKFKAEVYVLSKEEGGRHTPFFNKYRPQFYFRTTDVTGEIVLPAGVEMVMPGDNITIEVTLINKIAMEKGLRFAIREGGRTVGAGQVTEILD
- the rplK gene encoding 50S ribosomal protein L11 gives rise to the protein MAKEVGGYVKLQVKGGQANPSPPIGPALGSKGLNIMEFCKQFNGRTQDKMGMVLPVLITYYKDKSFDFVIKTPPAPILLMEAAKLKGGSAQPNRKKVGSVTWDQVRTIAETKMPDLNCFTVESAMRQVAGTARSMGITVSGASPFEN
- the secE gene encoding preprotein translocase subunit SecE codes for the protein MDKFVSFLKASWEEVQHNVTWPKFSDLQSSSTLVLVASLIFALMVGLIDLVFENALNAFYQSF
- the rplL gene encoding 50S ribosomal protein L7/L12 encodes the protein MADLKAFAEQLVSLTVKEVNELATILKDEYGIEPAAAAPVMVAGGAGAGDAAPAAAEKTSFDVVLKSAGAAKLAVVKLVKDLTGLGLKEAKELVDSAPKPVKEGVAKDEAESLRKQLEEAGAEVEVK
- the rplA gene encoding 50S ribosomal protein L1, whose protein sequence is MGKLTKKQKEALTKYDAAKEYSLQQAAEILKEISYTKFDASVDIDVRLGVDPRKADQMVRGVATLPHGTGKTVRVLVLCTPDKENEAKEAGADYVGLDDYIQKIEQGWTDIDVIITMPNVMAKVGRLGKVLGPRGLMPNPKSGTVTPEVGKAVREVKAGKIDFKVDKTGIIHTSIGKVSFTPEKLAENAQEIIATLMRLKPSSAKGTYVKTINLSSTMSPGVTIDKGTVAGI
- the nusG gene encoding transcription termination/antitermination protein NusG, whose amino-acid sequence is MSGIQWYVIRAVSGQEKKIKSYLDNEIIRQKLDEVIPQVLIPAEKVYEMRNGKKRVREKSFFPGYILISADLGNNRVLDMILNMPGVLGFLGNSQVGTTSKVPVPLREAEVRRILGKAEEEAQEVAAPTVAYLKGESVKVVDGPFGGFIGTVEEVFDDRKKLNVVVKIFGRNTPVELSYAQVEKEA